DNA sequence from the Fundidesulfovibrio magnetotacticus genome:
GTCTCGGGGGGGACGCCCCTGGCGCGCAACTCGCCCAGGTCCGTGTCGCCCCGGCGCTTGGAGAGCCTGCGTCCGTCGGGGTCCACCAGCAGGGGCACATGGGCGTAGGCCGGGGGCGTGCCGCCCAGGAGCCCGTGCAGGAGAATCTGGCGGCCCGTGGAGTCCAGAAGGTCCGCCCCGCGCACCACCTCGGTGACGCGGTGGTCCATGTCGTCCACGCTCACGGCCAGCTGGTAGGCGTGCACCCCGTCGGAGCGGCGCACCACGAAGTCTCCGCACTGCGCCGCAAGGTCCTGCATCTGGGGGCCCAACACCAGATCCTCGAAGGCGATGCGCGCCTCTCCGGCGCGCAGGCGCAGGGCGGCCCCCCGGCCCAGCTCGCGCTTGGCCGCCCGGCGCGCCCCCGTCAGGCGCAGGCACGTGCCCGCGTAGACAGGCTCGGCATCGCCCGCGTGTGGGGCCTGGGTGACGCCGCGCAGCTCCGCGCGGGTGCAGAAGCAGGGATAGGTGAGCCCCCGGGCCGTGAGGGCCTCCAGGCGCTGCCGGTAGACGGCGCGGCGTTCGCTCTGGCGGTAGGGGCCGAAGGGGCCGCCCTTACCGGGGCCTTCGTCCCAGTCCAGGCCCAGCCAGGCCAGGTCCTCCAGGATGAGGGCGGCGAAGTGTTCCTTGGAGCGCTCCGGGTCCAGGTCTTCCATGCGCAGGACCACGGCCCCGCCCTTGGAGCGCGCCGAGAGCCAGGCCAGCAGGGCGGTCCAGGCGTTGCCCAGGTGCATGCGCCCCGAGGGGCTGGGCGCGAAGCGTCCGCGCGGCGTGGTCGCGGGGGAGGGCGCTTCCCCGGGTACGGCTTCGGGGGCGGCCGGCGGAGGATCGTCCGGGGAGGCCGGGCTCACCGGGCTTCCCTGGCCTTGGTGATGAGTTCCGGGCGGTACTCGAAGTGCATGATGTCGTACTCGGCCCACTTGCCGCCCCAGACAAAGCCGTGGCGCTCGAAGATTTCCACGGCCTCGGCGGGGAAGGCCGTGCGCTGGGCCAGGGGGTCGCCCCTGCCGGACCAGCGCCAGTAGCCATTGACCTTGGAGTTCAGGTCGATGGCGGCCCCGAAGGAGTGCATGGAGAGCCGTTCGGTTCCGGCGATGGGCCGCCAGGCGAAGGTCCCCGAGAGGGGCAGCAGGCGTCCCCGGGCCTCGGGATGGGCGGCCAGCCAGGCCGAGAGGTCGCGGTCCACGCGTTCCAGGGCCTGGGCGGCCCCGTTGCGGCCGTTGAAGAGCACTCGGTGGCCCAGGAAGGTCACGGGCACGAGGGCGGCCTTCACCTCCTGGGCGGTATGGCCGTAGGCGGCCTTGAAGAGGGCCGTGACGCGGCGGCGTCCCGGATGGATGCCCGGGGCGGGTTCGGCCGTGACGCGCTCCAGGGGGTAGGGCTGGGCGAGCATGTCTTCCAGGTCGGGGGCGTCCAGGGCCTGCTCGGCGTCCTTGGCGCGTCCGTCGTCGTAGGGCAGGCGCACGCCGTCGGAGAGCACGAGGCCGTCTTGCTCCACGGAGCGCACGGCGTCGGGGTAGCCGCGGCGCAGCAGCTCCAGGTCTTCCCGCGGCCCGGCTAGGGCGGGCGCGGCCGCCAGCAGCAGGAGGAGGCAGAGCCGGATGGCCGGGCGCAGGCTCACGGATGGGCTTGGGCCTTGCCGGAGACCCCCCGGAGAAGCACGCGCGAGACGATGCGCCGGGCGTTCTCCTCGGCGGCCTCCAGTTCCTCGGGGGTGAGGCCCGCGCCCAGGGCGATCCTGCGGCGCATGTCCTGGGAAACGAGGTCTCCGGGGGCGTGGGCGTCGTTGTCGATCACCAGGGGCGCGCCGAAGCGGCGGGCCAGGGCGGCCACGTGGCCGTTGGTGAGGCTGTGGCCTTTGCGGGTGGTTATCTCCAGGTGCACGCCCTTTTCGGCGGCGAGGCGGGCGTCTGTCTCGGTGAGCAGCCCCGGGTGGGCCAGCACGTCCGCGCCGCCTTCGATGGCGGCCAGGTTGGCGCCTCGGGCCACGGGCTCCACGATGGTCTCGCCGTGCACCACCACGACCATGGCCCCCAGGTCCCTCGCCTGGGCGATGAGCCCGGGGATGAGCGGGGGCGGGCAGTGGGTGAGCTCCACGCCCACGAGCACGTCGATGTCCAGGAAGGGGCCGGTCTCCTGGACGAAGCGGCGCATGTTCTCGAGGATCAGGCGCATGTTGGAGGGGTCGGCGTGGTCGGTGATGCAGATGGCGCGGTACCCGGCCTGGGCGGCGCGTCGCGCGAGTTCGGCGGGGATGAGCGCGCCGTCGGAGAAGGTGGTGTGGGTGTGCAGGTCGATCATGGGGTTGTCACATTTTGTATTTTGTTTCGTCGGGGTTGAACCCTTCGAGCACGGCGGTCCATTTGTCCTCGCCGCCGGTGTCGATGCCTGGCTGGGGCTTGGAGGACAACAGCGCCTCCACCACGCCGGGGTCCACCAGGATGGGGCAGCCGGCGCGCAGGGCCAGGGCCACGGCGTCGGAGGGCCGGGCGTCGATCTCCAGGGTCTTGCCGCCCTGGTCCACGGTGATGATGGCGTAGAAGGTTCCGTCGCGCAGCTCCGTGACGGACACGGCGCGCACCGAGCCGCCCATCAGGTGGATGGCGGCCAGGAGCAGGTCGTGGGTCATGGGCCGGGGGAGCTTCACGTCGTTGAGCGTGAGCGAGATGGCCATGGCCTCCATGGCCCCGATCCAGATGGGCACGGTGGTGGTGTCGGCCGGGTCCTTGAGGATGAGCACGGGGGCCTGGGTGTCCTCGTCCAGGGCCAGGCCGAAGACTTTCATTTCCATCATGGGATCGCCTCCCCCCAAAGGGAATGCTTCTTGGACTGGGTGATGCGCACGGGCGCGATGCTCCCCACCAGCCGTTCCCCGTCGGGGGCGAAAAAGTTCACCACGCGCCCGGAGGCGTCGCGTCCGCGCCAGGCGGGCTCGCCCGTGGCCCTGCGTTCGCCGGGCCCCTCCACGAGCACCTGGGCCACGCTGCCGGTCAACCGGGCCAGCATGGCCTCCTGCTGTTCATTTTGCAAGGCCTGAAGCACGGCAAGGCGTCGCGCCTTCTCGGTGTCGGAGAGCTTGGGCTCCATCCTGGCTGCGGCCACGCCGGGGCGGTCGCAGTACATGAAAGAGAAGGAGCACTCGAACCCGGCGCGGCGGATCAGCTCCAGGGTGGCCTGGAAGTCCTCCTCGGTCTCGCCGGGGAAGCCCACGATGAGGTCGGTGGTGAGCAGGATGTCCGGGCGCGCGGCGCGCAGGGCCTCCACCTTGGCCATGTACTCGGCCGAGGTGTAGCGCCGCCCCATGCGCCCAAGCACCGCGTCGGAGCCCGACTGGGCGGGCAGGTGCAGGCTGGGGCACAGCTGGGGCAGCTCCCCGAAGGCGGCGATGACTCCGGGATCCAGGTCCTTGGGGTGGGAGGTGGTGAAGCGCAGACGCCTGATCCCCTCGATGGACGCCACGGCGCGCAAAAGCTCCGGGAAGCCGGGCGCGCCGGGCTCCAGGTCCTTGCCGTAGCTGTTGACGTTCTGGCCCAGGAGCGTGATCTCCAGCACTCCCGAGCGCGCCAGGGCGCGGCATTCCTCCAGAATGCCCTCGAAGGCGCGCGACTTCTGGCGGCCGCGCACGTAGGGCACGATGCAGTAGGCGCAGTAGTTGTCGCAGCCCTGCATGATGGTCACGAAGGCCGAGGGCCTGGGGGCCGTCTCCGGCAGAGCCGGGTCGCGTTCGGTGTAGGAGTCGGAGAAATCCAGGAGCGAGAGCCGAAGCCTGGGATTCTCGGCCAGCCGGGCCAGGGCCTGGGGGGCCTGGGGGATGCCGTCGGTGCCGAAGACCAGGCGCACGAAGGGGAAACGGTTCCACAGGGACGTGCCCACCTGCTGGGCCACGCAGCCGCCCACGGCGCAGAACACCGAGGGGTCTCGCTCCAGGTGGGCGGCCAGCCTGCCCAGTTGGCTGTAGAGCTTGAGTTCGGGCTTCTCGCGCACCGAGCAGGTGTTCACCACGAACACCCGGGCCTCGTCCTCGGGAACCTCCTCCCAGCCCATGGCCGTGAGCGACCGGCCAAGCCAGCCGGAATCGGCCACGTTCATCTGGCAGCCGAAGGTGATGACGTGAAACTTCATCCTGGGATGGTAAACCACGCGGGCCACGCGGTAAAGACCGCCCAGGCGTCAACCCGCCGCAGGAGTCCGGGCGGCTTGTCTTCCGGCCGCGATTTCCTTACGGAACAGTTTCGTAACAATTCGACGAAACTGCGAGGCCCGCATGTTCCTCTCCCGGCTCATGGTGCGCGTCACCGGCAAAAGCTGCCTGCCCGGCCTGCTCGAACACTACGCCCCCGTGGCCAAGGCCGTGCTCGTGGTGGAGGCCGCCCTCAAGGAATACGCCGAGCAGGGGCACGGCGTGGCCTTCCAGACCCTGTGCTCCCAGATCGACGCCCTGGAGGGCCAGGCCGACAAGATCAAGCGGCGCATCCGCAACCACCTGCCCAGGGACTTCTTCATGGAAGTCGACAAGGTGCTCTTCCTCAACTACACGCGCAGCCAGGACAACATCCTGGACTCGGCCCAGGACGCCATGGGCTGGCTGGGCATGCGCCGCGTGGACCTGCCGAAGGAGCACCTGGACCGCGCCCGCGAGCTGGGCCGCGAGGCCTGCCGGAGCATCGAGCTGCTGGGCCCCGCGCTCCAGGACACCGTGGACCTGATCCAGGGCCGGACCTCCGACCGCTCCGCCGTGAAGGACCGCCACCACCAGGTGCGCCTGCAGCACCACAAGACGGCCAAGCTGGCCCGCGCCGCGCTGCGCGGGGCCTACGAGGCCGACGCCGACTTCCGCGACGTGCACGTGTTCGAGAAACTCGTGGAACACCTGGGCGATATGAGCCACAACGCCGAGGGCTCGGCGGACATCCTGCGCGCCATGATCGCCCGCTAGCAGCCGGTTGAAAAATCCTCGCTGGCCGCGTTGCAGCAAAAAGCCAAACCCTCGCGTATGAAGAATACGCGTCGGGCTTGGCTTTTTCCTGCGCCTTGCCAGCGAGTT
Encoded proteins:
- a CDS encoding histidinol phosphate phosphatase domain-containing protein gives rise to the protein MIDLHTHTTFSDGALIPAELARRAAQAGYRAICITDHADPSNMRLILENMRRFVQETGPFLDIDVLVGVELTHCPPPLIPGLIAQARDLGAMVVVVHGETIVEPVARGANLAAIEGGADVLAHPGLLTETDARLAAEKGVHLEITTRKGHSLTNGHVAALARRFGAPLVIDNDAHAPGDLVSQDMRRRIALGAGLTPEELEAAEENARRIVSRVLLRGVSGKAQAHP
- a CDS encoding M15 family metallopeptidase, which gives rise to MSLRPAIRLCLLLLLAAAPALAGPREDLELLRRGYPDAVRSVEQDGLVLSDGVRLPYDDGRAKDAEQALDAPDLEDMLAQPYPLERVTAEPAPGIHPGRRRVTALFKAAYGHTAQEVKAALVPVTFLGHRVLFNGRNGAAQALERVDRDLSAWLAAHPEARGRLLPLSGTFAWRPIAGTERLSMHSFGAAIDLNSKVNGYWRWSGRGDPLAQRTAFPAEAVEIFERHGFVWGGKWAEYDIMHFEYRPELITKAREAR
- the miaB gene encoding tRNA (N6-isopentenyl adenosine(37)-C2)-methylthiotransferase MiaB; the protein is MKFHVITFGCQMNVADSGWLGRSLTAMGWEEVPEDEARVFVVNTCSVREKPELKLYSQLGRLAAHLERDPSVFCAVGGCVAQQVGTSLWNRFPFVRLVFGTDGIPQAPQALARLAENPRLRLSLLDFSDSYTERDPALPETAPRPSAFVTIMQGCDNYCAYCIVPYVRGRQKSRAFEGILEECRALARSGVLEITLLGQNVNSYGKDLEPGAPGFPELLRAVASIEGIRRLRFTTSHPKDLDPGVIAAFGELPQLCPSLHLPAQSGSDAVLGRMGRRYTSAEYMAKVEALRAARPDILLTTDLIVGFPGETEEDFQATLELIRRAGFECSFSFMYCDRPGVAAARMEPKLSDTEKARRLAVLQALQNEQQEAMLARLTGSVAQVLVEGPGERRATGEPAWRGRDASGRVVNFFAPDGERLVGSIAPVRITQSKKHSLWGEAIP
- the gluQRS gene encoding tRNA glutamyl-Q(34) synthetase GluQRS, whose protein sequence is MSPASPDDPPPAAPEAVPGEAPSPATTPRGRFAPSPSGRMHLGNAWTALLAWLSARSKGGAVVLRMEDLDPERSKEHFAALILEDLAWLGLDWDEGPGKGGPFGPYRQSERRAVYRQRLEALTARGLTYPCFCTRAELRGVTQAPHAGDAEPVYAGTCLRLTGARRAAKRELGRGAALRLRAGEARIAFEDLVLGPQMQDLAAQCGDFVVRRSDGVHAYQLAVSVDDMDHRVTEVVRGADLLDSTGRQILLHGLLGGTPPAYAHVPLLVDPDGRRLSKRRGDTDLGELRARGVPPETVTGWLAWRAGLLDRPRKASPRELADGFSFRPLPTGPVVVPENWMEDMT
- a CDS encoding bifunctional nuclease family protein, which translates into the protein MMEMKVFGLALDEDTQAPVLILKDPADTTTVPIWIGAMEAMAISLTLNDVKLPRPMTHDLLLAAIHLMGGSVRAVSVTELRDGTFYAIITVDQGGKTLEIDARPSDAVALALRAGCPILVDPGVVEALLSSKPQPGIDTGGEDKWTAVLEGFNPDETKYKM
- a CDS encoding DUF47 domain-containing protein, yielding MFLSRLMVRVTGKSCLPGLLEHYAPVAKAVLVVEAALKEYAEQGHGVAFQTLCSQIDALEGQADKIKRRIRNHLPRDFFMEVDKVLFLNYTRSQDNILDSAQDAMGWLGMRRVDLPKEHLDRARELGREACRSIELLGPALQDTVDLIQGRTSDRSAVKDRHHQVRLQHHKTAKLARAALRGAYEADADFRDVHVFEKLVEHLGDMSHNAEGSADILRAMIAR